The following are from one region of the Georgenia sp. M64 genome:
- the argF gene encoding ornithine carbamoyltransferase, translating to MDLRGRSFLKELDFTTEEWRSLLDLAADLKAAKRSGTEERRLSGKNIALIFEKTSTRTRAAFEVAAHDQGAHVTYLDPSGSQVGHKESVKDTARVLGRMFDAIEYRGARQADVETLAAHAEVPVYNGLTDEWHPTQMLADQLTMREHAPVVDGRRKDDGELVLAYTGDARNNTAHSLLVSGALLGMDVRLVAPAALQPAPEVVAVAEELAGRTGARLLITDDVRTGVAGADFVYTDVWVSMGEPKEVWDERIALLSPYRVDAELMAATGNPGARFLHCLPAFHDLGTVVGREVHARTGLEALEVTDEVFESAASVVFDQAENRMHTIKAVLVATLG from the coding sequence GTGGACCTGCGCGGACGCAGCTTCCTCAAGGAGCTGGACTTCACCACGGAGGAGTGGCGCTCGCTGCTCGACCTCGCCGCCGACCTGAAGGCGGCCAAGCGCTCGGGCACCGAGGAGCGCCGCCTCTCCGGGAAGAACATCGCGCTGATCTTCGAGAAGACCTCCACCCGCACGCGGGCCGCGTTCGAGGTCGCCGCACACGACCAGGGCGCGCACGTCACCTACCTCGACCCCAGCGGGTCGCAGGTCGGGCACAAGGAGTCGGTCAAGGACACCGCCCGGGTGCTCGGGCGGATGTTCGACGCCATCGAGTACCGCGGCGCCCGCCAGGCCGACGTCGAGACCCTGGCCGCGCACGCCGAGGTGCCGGTCTACAACGGGCTCACCGACGAGTGGCACCCCACCCAGATGCTCGCCGACCAGCTCACCATGCGCGAGCACGCCCCTGTCGTCGACGGCCGGCGCAAGGACGACGGCGAGCTCGTCCTGGCCTACACGGGCGACGCGCGCAACAACACCGCCCACTCCCTCCTTGTCTCCGGCGCGCTGCTCGGCATGGACGTGCGCCTCGTCGCCCCCGCTGCCCTGCAGCCCGCGCCCGAGGTGGTCGCCGTGGCGGAGGAGCTGGCCGGGCGCACCGGTGCGCGGCTGCTCATCACCGACGACGTCCGGACGGGCGTGGCGGGGGCGGACTTCGTCTACACCGACGTCTGGGTCTCGATGGGCGAGCCCAAGGAGGTGTGGGACGAGCGCATCGCGCTGCTGAGCCCCTACCGGGTCGACGCCGAGCTCATGGCCGCGACCGGCAACCCCGGCGCGAGGTTCCTCCACTGCCTGCCGGCGTTCCACGACCTCGGCACCGTGGTGGGCCGGGAGGTGCACGCCCGCACCGGGCTCGAGGCCCTCGAGGTGACGGACGAGGTGTTCGAGTCGGCCGCGTCGGTGGTGTTCGACCAGGCGGAGAACCGCATGCACACGATCAAGGCGGTCCTCGTCGCGACGCTGGGCTGA
- a CDS encoding arginine deiminase, which produces MATTDTTTADLRPPAAEPPFVGSEVGRLREVIVHRPGLELLRLTPENMAELLFDDLLWVRRAQEEHDVFSEVLAGAGVKVLELTDLLRETLAVPEARTWIVDQTFDDRVQGPVAAPVLRDLAAGMGDAELAELLVGGLTRRELRKRIDEPSSLVLHGSGADDLVLAPLPNHLFTRDTSCWVYDGVAVNAMRMAARARETVNYEAIYRWHPRFAPTTFHHWSAGIAGEASVEGGDVLVLGGGAVLVGMSERTTAQGVERLATRLFDAGVADRIVAVELPRARSFMHLDTVMTMVDERSFIKYAGLGMLPSYTVTPGPGPGGLRITDHEPERMHDALADAMGVTGLRILAAEQDVHAAAREQWDDGCNSLALAPGVVVTYDRNVTSNSYLRESGIEVLEVPGSELGRGRGGPRCMSCPTIREGL; this is translated from the coding sequence ATGGCGACGACGGACACCACCACCGCTGACCTGCGCCCGCCCGCGGCCGAGCCGCCCTTCGTCGGCTCCGAGGTGGGTCGGCTGCGAGAGGTCATCGTCCACCGCCCCGGGCTCGAGCTGCTGCGCCTGACCCCGGAGAACATGGCGGAGCTGCTCTTCGACGACCTCCTGTGGGTGCGCCGAGCCCAGGAGGAGCACGACGTCTTCAGCGAGGTCCTCGCCGGCGCCGGCGTGAAGGTCCTCGAGCTCACCGACCTGCTACGCGAGACCCTGGCTGTCCCGGAGGCCCGCACGTGGATCGTCGATCAGACCTTCGACGACCGCGTCCAGGGCCCAGTGGCCGCCCCGGTGCTGCGCGACCTCGCGGCCGGCATGGGCGACGCCGAGCTCGCCGAGCTCCTCGTCGGGGGCCTGACCCGGCGCGAGCTGCGGAAGCGCATCGACGAGCCGTCCTCCCTGGTGCTGCACGGCTCGGGCGCGGACGACCTCGTCCTGGCTCCGCTCCCCAACCACCTCTTCACGCGTGACACCTCGTGCTGGGTGTACGACGGCGTCGCGGTCAACGCCATGCGGATGGCGGCCCGAGCGCGCGAGACGGTCAACTACGAGGCGATCTACCGCTGGCACCCCCGGTTCGCGCCCACGACGTTCCACCACTGGTCCGCCGGGATCGCCGGGGAGGCCTCGGTCGAGGGCGGTGACGTGCTCGTCCTGGGCGGCGGCGCGGTCCTGGTCGGGATGAGCGAGCGCACTACCGCCCAGGGCGTCGAACGGCTCGCCACACGCCTGTTCGACGCCGGCGTCGCGGACCGGATCGTGGCCGTCGAGCTGCCCCGGGCGCGCTCGTTCATGCACCTGGACACCGTGATGACCATGGTCGACGAGCGCAGCTTCATCAAGTACGCCGGCCTGGGGATGCTCCCGTCCTACACCGTCACCCCCGGTCCCGGCCCCGGCGGCCTGCGCATCACCGACCACGAGCCCGAGCGGATGCACGACGCGCTCGCCGACGCGATGGGCGTGACCGGGCTGCGCATCCTCGCCGCGGAGCAGGACGTCCACGCAGCGGCCCGCGAGCAGTGGGACGACGGGTGCAACTCCCTCGCGCTCGCCCCGGGGGTCGTCGTCACCTACGACCGGAACGTCACCTCCAACTCCTACCTGCGCGAGAGCGGCATCGAGGTCCTCGAGGTGCCCGGCTCCGAGCTCGGCCGCGGACGCGGCGGCCCGCGCTGCATGAGCTGTCCTACGATCCGTGAGGGCCTGTGA
- a CDS encoding multicopper oxidase domain-containing protein — protein MNAARSAAPAAAKDDAKRYEEKAANVQEKIDKKIDQADRDAAAARALQEGALNPLMVDMAAAAAALPGDAPRYFSHPNYANSPLPELTTAPGADVLVGNDVVQRPTASDGASNVLVMSPGVLSTGFLNGFQSYVQAGSENLSFHAYVLRPTANPNEYSVVFDSGVLTTPTTTGVATYGVANLPVLAGDRIAHYGRGIPYTGGSGTDSIYYPSGALPAQDSTITLGTAPYPLFTSQARTYSFAASMAGPDQVTITGGIRKFVDELPTIPTAVADTTSFPAGDGVPAADYYEIALVEYSQKMHADLPATKLRGYVQLETPTNVPVDSAHYDLGNGYFGVTEPSYLGPAIVAQKDTPVRITFRNLLPTGEAGNLFLPVDPTVMGAGMTPEGHAMMEAMPGMVDPQRPMCDDGMFDMDGNRMFIDGVAMTKNQLVVDGLCYSENRSIAHLHGGITPWISDGTPHQWITPANEDTPFPEGVSVQNVPDMANVDDPKDGVQTLYYTNAQSARLMFYHDHSWGITRLNVYAGEAAPYIIQDATEQALVDAGTIPGAADTIPLVFQDKTFVPNADQLALQDETWDTARWGGEGSLWLPHVYSPAQNPGDPSGVNAYGRWAYGPWFWPPTNNVDYPPIDNPYYDPLCDAEAGWCEPPLMPSTPYNSMGMEAFMDTPVVNGMAYPTKTLEPKAYRLRILNAANDRFMNLSLYQAVDANGAVCDGTTTPVPESTGFSCTEVALNPDEVAAALDDPTVFPTPVAGTEGPDWIVMGTEGGFLPAPAVVPAHPTTWVNDPTVFNAGNVDQHSLLVAPAERFDVVVDLSQYAGQTLIVYNDAPAAFPARDPRYDYYTGNGDYRDSGGASSTLPGYGPNTRTVMQIKVTDTAPAPAFNLTTLQAAFAHQADGSGVFESGQKPIVVGQGEYNSAYGTSFPTSGPLNGTVQIYDTSLTFNRLVDPDAATAPGAPFTTSTAAERLTINLKPKMIQDEMGEAFENEYGRMSGFLGVETPNAQAGLQNMILYGFVMPPTEVLDGIELPPGMEATPIAQADDGTQIWKFTHNGVDTHPIHFHLYDVQLLNRVGWDGIVRKPEATELGWKDTVRISPLEDTIVVVRPIIPPIPTDGEWAGGLPNSVRLLDPSMPAGAYIANTTQQEAMGLPLMAFNPDGEPIDVLNHFVNFGWEYVLHCHILSHEEMDMMRTQAVAVNPAEPTYIGAVRSGSGRNQQYLVSWTDNSKNETAFVIERRLEGSTGPWTEVAMVQTEGRVNITALPDGTTPTGAETGLAEYVDPIGNTRDNYEYQVYAINTVGDTWDYSNPAFNNLAPGAGFPTITVDSRNTPQTVGDPVLTPTNLTGTLTVKNKKTSTVNLSWMDNSDNETGFLIQRTNSDGTNVVNATVGPNTTTFTQTVTSGVAYLYRVHAFSDTTQSGWSNTLPLP, from the coding sequence GTGAACGCTGCCCGCTCCGCTGCCCCTGCGGCAGCCAAGGACGACGCGAAGCGGTACGAGGAGAAGGCCGCCAACGTCCAGGAGAAGATCGACAAGAAGATCGACCAGGCGGACCGCGACGCTGCGGCCGCCCGCGCCCTCCAGGAGGGTGCGCTCAACCCGCTCATGGTGGACATGGCGGCTGCCGCTGCCGCCCTTCCCGGCGATGCGCCCCGCTACTTCAGCCACCCGAACTACGCCAACAGCCCGCTGCCGGAACTCACGACCGCTCCTGGCGCGGACGTCCTGGTCGGCAACGACGTGGTGCAGCGACCGACCGCCAGCGACGGCGCGTCGAACGTCCTCGTCATGAGCCCCGGGGTGCTGTCCACCGGCTTCCTCAACGGGTTCCAGAGCTACGTGCAGGCCGGTTCGGAGAACCTCTCCTTCCACGCCTACGTGCTTCGACCGACGGCGAACCCGAACGAGTACTCGGTCGTGTTCGACAGCGGCGTGCTCACCACGCCCACCACGACCGGCGTGGCGACCTACGGCGTCGCCAACCTCCCGGTCCTCGCAGGTGACCGGATCGCCCACTACGGCCGAGGCATCCCCTACACCGGCGGTTCCGGCACCGACAGCATCTACTACCCGTCCGGGGCCCTGCCCGCGCAGGACTCCACGATCACTCTGGGAACGGCTCCCTACCCGCTGTTCACCTCGCAGGCTCGGACGTACTCCTTCGCCGCGAGCATGGCGGGCCCGGACCAGGTCACGATCACCGGCGGCATCAGGAAGTTCGTCGATGAGCTCCCCACGATCCCTACGGCCGTCGCCGATACGACGTCCTTCCCCGCCGGGGATGGTGTCCCGGCGGCGGACTACTACGAGATCGCCCTGGTCGAGTACAGCCAGAAGATGCACGCCGACCTCCCGGCGACCAAGTTGCGCGGCTATGTGCAGCTCGAGACGCCGACAAATGTCCCCGTGGACAGCGCTCACTACGACCTCGGTAACGGATACTTCGGCGTCACCGAGCCGAGCTACCTCGGCCCGGCCATCGTGGCGCAGAAGGACACACCGGTCCGGATCACGTTCCGCAACCTGCTTCCCACAGGCGAAGCCGGCAACCTCTTCCTCCCGGTGGACCCCACCGTCATGGGCGCGGGCATGACGCCCGAAGGCCACGCGATGATGGAGGCCATGCCGGGCATGGTGGATCCGCAGAGGCCCATGTGCGACGACGGCATGTTCGACATGGACGGCAACCGCATGTTCATCGACGGCGTCGCGATGACGAAGAACCAGCTCGTGGTGGACGGGCTGTGCTACTCCGAGAACCGGTCCATCGCCCACCTGCACGGCGGCATCACCCCGTGGATCTCCGACGGCACGCCGCACCAGTGGATCACCCCGGCCAACGAGGACACCCCGTTCCCGGAGGGCGTGAGCGTGCAGAACGTGCCCGACATGGCGAACGTCGACGACCCGAAGGACGGCGTCCAGACGCTCTACTACACCAACGCCCAGAGCGCGCGGCTGATGTTCTACCACGACCACTCGTGGGGCATCACGCGCCTCAACGTGTACGCCGGCGAGGCCGCGCCGTACATCATCCAGGACGCCACCGAGCAGGCGCTCGTCGACGCCGGGACCATCCCCGGCGCGGCCGACACCATCCCGCTCGTGTTCCAGGACAAGACGTTCGTGCCCAACGCTGACCAGCTCGCCCTCCAGGACGAGACGTGGGACACCGCCCGCTGGGGCGGCGAGGGCAGCCTCTGGCTGCCGCACGTCTACTCGCCGGCGCAGAACCCCGGTGACCCGTCAGGCGTCAACGCCTACGGCCGCTGGGCCTACGGCCCTTGGTTCTGGCCGCCCACGAACAACGTGGACTACCCGCCGATCGACAACCCGTACTACGACCCGCTCTGCGACGCGGAGGCCGGGTGGTGCGAGCCGCCACTCATGCCCAGCACGCCGTACAACTCCATGGGCATGGAGGCGTTCATGGACACCCCGGTGGTCAACGGGATGGCCTACCCCACCAAGACGCTGGAGCCGAAGGCCTACCGCCTGCGGATCCTCAACGCGGCCAACGACCGCTTCATGAACCTCTCGCTCTACCAGGCCGTCGACGCCAACGGCGCCGTCTGCGACGGCACCACCACGCCCGTCCCGGAGAGCACCGGCTTCTCCTGCACCGAGGTCGCGCTCAACCCTGACGAGGTCGCGGCGGCTCTCGATGACCCGACCGTGTTCCCGACGCCGGTCGCCGGCACCGAGGGCCCGGACTGGATCGTCATGGGCACCGAGGGCGGCTTCCTGCCCGCTCCGGCCGTGGTTCCGGCGCACCCCACCACGTGGGTCAACGACCCCACGGTGTTCAACGCCGGCAACGTCGACCAGCACTCGCTGCTCGTCGCCCCGGCCGAGCGCTTCGACGTCGTCGTCGACCTGTCGCAGTACGCGGGCCAGACGCTGATCGTCTACAACGACGCCCCGGCCGCCTTCCCGGCGCGTGACCCGCGCTACGACTACTACACCGGCAACGGCGACTACCGCGACTCCGGCGGCGCCTCGTCGACCCTGCCCGGGTACGGGCCGAACACCCGCACCGTCATGCAGATCAAGGTCACGGACACCGCACCGGCTCCCGCGTTCAACCTGACCACGCTCCAGGCCGCGTTCGCGCACCAGGCCGACGGGTCCGGCGTGTTCGAGTCCGGCCAGAAGCCGATCGTCGTCGGCCAGGGCGAGTACAACAGCGCCTACGGCACCAGCTTCCCCACGAGCGGCCCGCTCAACGGGACGGTGCAGATCTACGACACCTCGCTGACCTTCAACCGGCTCGTCGACCCGGACGCGGCCACCGCGCCGGGAGCTCCGTTCACCACCTCCACGGCGGCCGAGCGGCTCACCATCAACCTCAAGCCCAAGATGATCCAGGACGAGATGGGTGAGGCGTTCGAGAACGAGTACGGGCGCATGAGCGGCTTCCTGGGGGTGGAGACACCGAACGCCCAGGCGGGCCTGCAGAACATGATCCTGTACGGCTTCGTGATGCCGCCCACCGAGGTCCTCGACGGCATCGAGCTTCCCCCGGGCATGGAGGCCACCCCGATCGCCCAGGCGGACGACGGCACCCAGATCTGGAAGTTCACCCACAACGGCGTGGACACCCACCCCATCCACTTCCACCTCTACGACGTCCAGCTGCTCAACCGTGTCGGCTGGGACGGTATCGTCCGCAAGCCCGAGGCGACCGAGCTCGGCTGGAAGGACACGGTCCGCATCAGCCCGCTTGAGGACACGATCGTGGTCGTGCGGCCGATCATCCCGCCGATCCCGACGGATGGGGAGTGGGCCGGTGGTCTGCCCAACAGCGTCCGCCTGCTCGACCCGTCGATGCCGGCTGGTGCATACATCGCCAACACCACGCAGCAGGAGGCGATGGGGCTTCCGCTCATGGCCTTCAACCCCGACGGCGAGCCGATCGACGTGCTCAACCACTTCGTGAACTTCGGGTGGGAGTACGTGCTCCACTGCCACATCCTCAGCCATGAGGAGATGGACATGATGCGCACCCAGGCCGTGGCGGTGAACCCGGCAGAACCGACCTACATCGGTGCCGTCCGGTCCGGCTCCGGCCGTAACCAGCAGTACCTCGTCAGCTGGACGGACAACTCGAAGAACGAGACCGCCTTCGTGATCGAGCGGCGTCTCGAAGGCTCGACCGGACCGTGGACCGAGGTCGCGATGGTCCAGACCGAGGGCAGGGTGAACATCACGGCCCTGCCGGACGGCACCACACCGACCGGCGCCGAGACCGGCCTTGCCGAGTACGTCGACCCCATCGGCAACACGAGGGACAACTACGAGTACCAGGTGTACGCGATCAACACGGTCGGGGACACGTGGGACTACTCGAACCCGGCGTTCAACAACCTCGCCCCGGGGGCAGGCTTCCCGACGATCACGGTCGACAGCAGGAACACCCCCCAGACCGTGGGCGACCCTGTCTTGACGCCGACCAACCTCACCGGGACGCTCACCGTGAAGAACAAGAAGACCTCCACGGTGAACCTCAGCTGGATGGACAACTCTGACAACGAGACCGGGTTCCTCATCCAGCGCACCAACAGCGACGGCACCAACGTCGTCAACGCCACGGTGGGGCCGAACACCACCACCTTCACCCAGACAGTCACGTCGGGTGTGGCGTACCTCTACCGGGTCCACGCCTTCAGTGACACGACCCAGTCGGGTTGGTCCAACACCCTCCCGCTGCCCTAG
- the argH gene encoding argininosuccinate lyase: MDNSAPPTSDDLPAAEEHLSLWGGRFAGGPADALAALSRSTHFDWRLARYDLAGSRAHARVLHTAGLLSENDLAAMIDAIDRLDRDVAAGSFTPGPDDEDVHTALERGLIERAGTELGGRLRAGRSRNDQIATLVRLYLRDSARELAGGVLDVVDALIDQAAAHPDAVMPGRTHLQHAQPVLLAHHLLAHAWPLMRDVQRWLDWDARAAVSPYGSGALAGSSLGLDPDAVAAELGFDSSVENSIDGTASRDVVAEFAFVVAMTGVDLSRLSEEIVLWATKEFGFVRLDDAYSTGSSIMPQKKNPDVAELARGKSGRLIGDLTGLLATLKGLPLAYNRDLQEDKEPVFDGVDTLELLLPAVAGMVATLRFDTARMAELAPQGFSLATDVAEWLVRTGVPFRTAHEVAGACVRECEEQGKELWDLTDDELTAISEHLTTGVRDVLTVEGSISSRDGHGGTAPVRVVEQLARAAALSADLRRWAGGDVPEVSERPGEPAGE, from the coding sequence ATGGACAACTCCGCCCCGCCCACGAGCGACGACCTGCCTGCAGCCGAGGAGCACCTCAGCCTGTGGGGCGGCCGCTTCGCCGGGGGACCCGCCGACGCCCTCGCAGCCCTGAGCCGCTCCACCCACTTCGACTGGCGGCTCGCCCGCTACGACCTTGCCGGGTCGCGAGCCCACGCGCGCGTGCTGCACACGGCCGGGCTCCTCTCCGAGAACGACCTGGCGGCCATGATCGACGCGATCGACCGCCTCGACCGCGACGTCGCGGCCGGCTCCTTCACTCCGGGCCCGGACGACGAGGACGTCCACACCGCGCTCGAGCGAGGTCTCATCGAGCGGGCGGGGACCGAGCTGGGCGGACGGCTCCGCGCCGGACGGTCCCGCAACGACCAGATCGCCACGCTCGTGCGGCTCTACCTGCGCGACAGCGCCCGGGAGCTTGCCGGCGGTGTCCTCGACGTCGTCGACGCCCTGATCGACCAGGCCGCCGCGCACCCGGACGCCGTCATGCCGGGGCGCACGCACCTCCAGCACGCCCAGCCGGTTCTGCTGGCCCACCACCTCCTCGCCCACGCCTGGCCGCTCATGCGCGACGTCCAGCGGTGGCTCGACTGGGATGCGCGTGCCGCCGTCTCCCCGTACGGCTCGGGCGCCCTGGCGGGTTCCTCCCTCGGCCTCGACCCCGACGCCGTCGCCGCGGAGCTCGGTTTCGACTCCTCGGTGGAGAACTCCATCGACGGCACCGCCTCGCGCGACGTGGTCGCCGAGTTCGCCTTCGTCGTCGCCATGACCGGGGTCGACCTCTCCCGCCTGAGCGAGGAGATCGTGCTCTGGGCGACGAAGGAGTTCGGCTTCGTCCGTCTCGACGACGCCTACTCCACCGGCTCGAGCATCATGCCGCAGAAGAAGAACCCCGACGTCGCCGAGCTCGCGCGCGGGAAGTCCGGTCGTCTCATCGGCGACCTCACCGGTCTGCTCGCCACCCTCAAGGGCCTGCCGCTGGCCTACAACCGTGATCTCCAGGAGGACAAGGAGCCGGTCTTCGACGGCGTCGACACCCTTGAGCTGCTCCTCCCGGCGGTGGCCGGGATGGTCGCCACCCTCCGGTTCGACACGGCGAGGATGGCGGAGCTCGCGCCGCAGGGCTTCTCCCTGGCCACCGACGTCGCCGAGTGGCTCGTGCGCACCGGCGTGCCCTTCCGCACGGCGCACGAGGTCGCCGGCGCCTGCGTGCGCGAGTGCGAGGAGCAGGGCAAGGAGCTGTGGGACCTCACCGACGACGAGCTCACGGCCATCAGCGAGCACCTCACGACCGGCGTGCGGGACGTCCTCACCGTCGAGGGGTCGATCTCCTCGCGCGACGGGCACGGCGGGACCGCGCCGGTGCGGGTGGTCGAGCAGCTGGCCCGGGCGGCGGCACTGTCGGCCGACCTTCGGCGCTGGGCCGGTGGGGACGTGCCCGAGGTTTCGGAGCGCCCGGGGGAACCGGCGGGCGAGTGA
- a CDS encoding DNA-3-methyladenine glycosylase has product MTHEPVTPWTDLLARPAVEAAPLLLGAVLTVRGLPGEESSTGEEVAVRLTEVEAYSGEVDPGSHAYRGLTSRTAPMFAAGGRLYVYFTYGMHWCANLVCGPEGTASAVLLRGGEVVSGHDVARSRRPAARSDRDLARGPARLAQALGLTGADSGLLLRPGGRAELRPDPAAADLVRSGPRVGVAGPGGDGEQFPWRFHLANEPTVSVYRPAVPRRR; this is encoded by the coding sequence GTGACGCACGAGCCGGTGACGCCGTGGACGGACCTCCTGGCGCGTCCCGCAGTCGAGGCCGCCCCGCTGCTCCTCGGGGCGGTCCTCACGGTCCGCGGGCTTCCGGGGGAGGAGAGCAGCACGGGCGAGGAGGTCGCCGTCCGGCTCACCGAGGTCGAGGCATACTCCGGTGAGGTGGACCCGGGGTCGCACGCCTACCGGGGACTCACCAGCCGGACCGCACCGATGTTCGCGGCGGGCGGGCGGCTCTACGTCTACTTCACCTACGGCATGCACTGGTGCGCCAACCTCGTCTGCGGCCCCGAGGGGACGGCGTCCGCCGTCCTCCTGCGAGGGGGTGAGGTCGTGTCGGGGCACGACGTGGCCCGGTCACGGCGGCCCGCCGCGCGCAGCGACCGCGACCTCGCCCGCGGTCCCGCGCGTCTCGCCCAGGCGCTCGGGCTCACCGGTGCGGACAGCGGGCTCCTGCTGCGACCCGGGGGCCGGGCGGAGCTCCGTCCCGATCCTGCGGCCGCGGACCTGGTCCGCTCGGGCCCCAGGGTGGGCGTGGCCGGGCCGGGTGGGGACGGGGAACAGTTCCCCTGGCGCTTCCATCTCGCGAACGAGCCGACGGTCTCCGTCTACCGACCGGCGGTGCCGCGCCGCCGGTGA
- the tyrS gene encoding tyrosine--tRNA ligase codes for MTDILDELQWRGLLAQSTDIATLRAAMAEGPITYYCGFDPTAASLHHGHLVQLVVMRHLQLAGHNPIALVGGATGMIGDPRMSGERVLNDKDTIAGWTDRLRGQISTFLDFDGPHAAQMVNNLDWTGQLTAIDFLRDIGKYFRLGTMLAKDTVARRLASEEGISFTEFSYQILQGMDFLELYRRHGCTLQTGGNDQWGNLLAGVDLIHKAEGGSVHVLTTPLITKSDGTKFGKSEGGAIWLDGEMFSPYAFYQFWLNTDDADVVRYLKVFTFRTREQIEELAEAVATRPQAREAQRVLAEDVTTLVHGADATDRVRRASQALFGRDDLRELDAVTLRDAVAELPTGEAVVGEATMVDLLLATGLEGGRSAARRTIASGGAYLNNEKIEDEDQVLATGDVLDGGYVLLRKGRRNLAVVAAVGLSN; via the coding sequence GTGACCGACATCCTCGACGAGCTCCAGTGGCGGGGCCTGCTGGCCCAGTCCACCGACATCGCCACCCTCCGGGCGGCGATGGCCGAGGGTCCGATCACCTACTACTGCGGCTTCGACCCCACAGCGGCGAGCCTGCACCACGGTCACCTGGTCCAGCTCGTCGTCATGCGCCACCTCCAGCTCGCGGGTCACAACCCGATCGCCCTCGTGGGCGGGGCCACGGGCATGATCGGCGACCCCCGCATGTCGGGCGAGCGCGTCCTCAACGACAAGGACACCATCGCCGGCTGGACCGACCGGCTGCGTGGGCAGATCTCGACCTTCCTCGACTTCGACGGTCCCCACGCGGCGCAGATGGTCAACAACCTCGACTGGACCGGCCAGCTGACGGCGATCGACTTCCTGCGGGACATCGGCAAGTACTTCCGGCTCGGGACGATGCTCGCCAAGGACACCGTCGCCAGGCGGCTGGCCAGCGAGGAGGGCATCTCCTTCACCGAGTTCAGCTACCAGATCCTGCAGGGCATGGACTTCCTCGAGCTCTACCGCCGCCACGGCTGCACCCTGCAGACCGGCGGCAACGACCAGTGGGGCAACCTCCTCGCCGGCGTCGACCTCATCCACAAGGCCGAGGGGGGGAGCGTGCACGTCCTCACCACCCCGCTCATCACGAAGTCCGACGGCACCAAGTTCGGCAAGTCCGAGGGCGGGGCGATCTGGCTCGACGGGGAGATGTTCAGCCCGTACGCCTTCTACCAGTTCTGGCTCAACACCGACGACGCCGACGTGGTCCGCTACCTCAAGGTCTTCACGTTCCGGACGCGGGAGCAGATCGAGGAGCTGGCCGAGGCGGTGGCCACGCGCCCGCAGGCCCGAGAGGCCCAGCGCGTCCTCGCGGAGGACGTCACGACCCTGGTCCACGGCGCCGACGCGACCGACCGGGTCCGTCGAGCGTCCCAGGCACTGTTCGGGCGGGACGACCTGCGCGAGCTCGACGCCGTCACGTTGCGCGACGCGGTCGCGGAGCTGCCGACGGGGGAGGCGGTGGTCGGCGAGGCGACCATGGTCGACCTCCTGCTCGCCACGGGGCTCGAGGGCGGACGCTCGGCTGCGCGACGGACCATCGCGAGCGGAGGGGCGTACCTGAACAACGAGAAGATCGAGGACGAGGACCAGGTCCTCGCGACCGGTGACGTCCTCGACGGCGGGTACGTGCTCCTCCGCAAGGGACGACGCAACCTCGCGGTCGTGGCCGCTGTCGGGCTGTCGAACTGA